A genomic window from Zalophus californianus isolate mZalCal1 chromosome 13, mZalCal1.pri.v2, whole genome shotgun sequence includes:
- the SLC2A6 gene encoding solute carrier family 2, facilitated glucose transporter member 6 isoform X1, with the protein MQEPLLGAEGPDYDTFPEKSPSPGERTRVGAPQNKRVFLATFAAVLGNFSFGYALVYTSPVIPALEHSLDPDLSLTKTQASWFGSVFTLGAAAGGLSAMVLNDLLGRKLSIMFSAVPSAAGYALMAGAHGFWMLLLGRTLTGFAGGLTAACIPVYVSEIATPSVRGALGATPQLMAVFGSLSLYALGLLLPWRWLAVAGEGPVLIMILLLSFMPNSPRFLLSRGRDTEALRALAWLRGADTDVRWEFQQIQDNIRRQSTHMSWAEARNPHMYRPILIALLMRFLQQLMGITPILVYLQPIFESTAVLLPPKDDAAIVGAVRLFSVLIAALTMDLAGRKVLLFISATIMFAANLTLGLYVHLGPKPLTPNSTMSTMGLQSVPLGDTEQPLATPSSYLTLLPLVATMLFIMGYAMGWGPITWLLMSEILPLQARGVASGLCVLVSWLTAFALTKSFLLVVNAFGLHVPFFFFAAICLASLVFTGCWVPETKGRSLEQIESFFRTGRRSFLH; encoded by the exons ATGCAGGAGCCGCTGCTGGGAGCCGAGGGCCCGGACTACGACACTTTCCCTGAGAAGTCCCCGTCGCCGGGGGAGAGGACGCGGGTCGG ggCCCCACAGAACAAGAGGGTGTTCCTGGCCACCTTTGCCGCCGTGCTGGGCAATTTCAGCTTCGGGTATGCCCTGGTCTACACGTCCCCTGTCATCCCAGCCCTGGAGCACTCCTTGGACCCGGACCTGAGTCTGACCAAAACCCAGGCATCCTGGTTTGGG TCCGTATTCACCTTGGGTGCGGCAGCTGGGGGCCTCAGTGCTATGGTTCTCAACGACCTCCTGGGCCGGAAGCTCAGCATCATGTTCTCCGCTGTACCATCAGCAGCCGGCTACGCGCTCATGGCAGGTGCCCACGGCTTCTGGATGCTGCTGCTGGGGAGGACGCTGACAGGCTTCGCTGGGGGGCTCACTGCTGCCTGCATCCCG GTGTACGTGTCTGAGATTGCTACCCCGAGTGTTCGTGGGGCCCTCGGGGCCACGCCCCAGCTCATGGCAGTGTTCGGATCTCTGTCCCTCTACGCCCTTG GCCTCCTGCTGCCATGGCGCTGGCTGGCTGTGGCCGGAGAAGGGCCCGTGCTCATCATGATCCTGCTGCTCAGCTTCATGCCCAACTCCCCTCGTTTCCTGCTCTCACGGGGCAGGGACACGGAGGCCCTGAGGGCGCTGGCCTGGCTCCGTGGGGCCGACACCGATGTCCGCTGGGAGTTCCAGCAGATCCAGGACAACATCCGCAGACAG AGCACCCACATGTCGTGGGCCGAGGCTCGGAACCCCCACATGTACCGACCCATCCTCATTGCCTTGCTGATGCGCTTCCTGCAGCAACTGATGGGCATCACGCCCATCCTCGTCTACCTGCAGCCCATCTTCGAAAGCACTGCCGTCCTTCTG CCCCCGAAGGATGATGCGGCCATTGTGGGGGCCGTGAGGCTCTTCTCCGTGCTGATCGCCGCCCTCACCATGGACCTGGCTGGCCGCAAGGTTCTGCTCTTCATCTCAG CCACCATTATGTTTGCGGCCAACCTGACACTGGGGCTGTACGTCCACCTCGGTCCGAAGCCTCTGACTCCCAACAGCACCATGAGCACCATGGGCCTCCAGAGTGTGCCCTTGGGGGACACAGAGCAGCCCCTGGCCACCCCCTCCAGCTACCTCACCCTCTTGCCCCTGGTGGCCACCATGCTCTTCATCATGG GCTACGCCATGGGCTGGGGGCCCATCACCTGGCTCCTCATGTCAGAGATCCTGCCCCTGCAAGCCCGTGGTGTGGCCTCGGGGCTCTGCGTGCTTGTCAGCTGGCTCACGGCCTTTGCCCTCACCAAGTCCTTCCTGCTGGTGGTG AACGCCTTCGGCCTCCACgtgcctttcttcttcttcgCTGCCATCTGCTTGGCCAGCCTGGTGTTCACTGGCTGCTGGGTGCCTGAGACCAAGGGCCGGTCGCTGGAGCAGATTGAGTCCTTCTTCCGTACCGGGAGGAGGTCCTTCCTGCACTAG
- the SLC2A6 gene encoding solute carrier family 2, facilitated glucose transporter member 6 isoform X3, producing MVLNDLLGRKLSIMFSAVPSAAGYALMAGAHGFWMLLLGRTLTGFAGGLTAACIPVYVSEIATPSVRGALGATPQLMAVFGSLSLYALGLLLPWRWLAVAGEGPVLIMILLLSFMPNSPRFLLSRGRDTEALRALAWLRGADTDVRWEFQQIQDNIRRQSTHMSWAEARNPHMYRPILIALLMRFLQQLMGITPILVYLQPIFESTAVLLPPKDDAAIVGAVRLFSVLIAALTMDLAGRKVLLFISATIMFAANLTLGLYVHLGPKPLTPNSTMSTMGLQSVPLGDTEQPLATPSSYLTLLPLVATMLFIMGYAMGWGPITWLLMSEILPLQARGVASGLCVLVSWLTAFALTKSFLLVVNAFGLHVPFFFFAAICLASLVFTGCWVPETKGRSLEQIESFFRTGRRSFLH from the exons ATGGTTCTCAACGACCTCCTGGGCCGGAAGCTCAGCATCATGTTCTCCGCTGTACCATCAGCAGCCGGCTACGCGCTCATGGCAGGTGCCCACGGCTTCTGGATGCTGCTGCTGGGGAGGACGCTGACAGGCTTCGCTGGGGGGCTCACTGCTGCCTGCATCCCG GTGTACGTGTCTGAGATTGCTACCCCGAGTGTTCGTGGGGCCCTCGGGGCCACGCCCCAGCTCATGGCAGTGTTCGGATCTCTGTCCCTCTACGCCCTTG GCCTCCTGCTGCCATGGCGCTGGCTGGCTGTGGCCGGAGAAGGGCCCGTGCTCATCATGATCCTGCTGCTCAGCTTCATGCCCAACTCCCCTCGTTTCCTGCTCTCACGGGGCAGGGACACGGAGGCCCTGAGGGCGCTGGCCTGGCTCCGTGGGGCCGACACCGATGTCCGCTGGGAGTTCCAGCAGATCCAGGACAACATCCGCAGACAG AGCACCCACATGTCGTGGGCCGAGGCTCGGAACCCCCACATGTACCGACCCATCCTCATTGCCTTGCTGATGCGCTTCCTGCAGCAACTGATGGGCATCACGCCCATCCTCGTCTACCTGCAGCCCATCTTCGAAAGCACTGCCGTCCTTCTG CCCCCGAAGGATGATGCGGCCATTGTGGGGGCCGTGAGGCTCTTCTCCGTGCTGATCGCCGCCCTCACCATGGACCTGGCTGGCCGCAAGGTTCTGCTCTTCATCTCAG CCACCATTATGTTTGCGGCCAACCTGACACTGGGGCTGTACGTCCACCTCGGTCCGAAGCCTCTGACTCCCAACAGCACCATGAGCACCATGGGCCTCCAGAGTGTGCCCTTGGGGGACACAGAGCAGCCCCTGGCCACCCCCTCCAGCTACCTCACCCTCTTGCCCCTGGTGGCCACCATGCTCTTCATCATGG GCTACGCCATGGGCTGGGGGCCCATCACCTGGCTCCTCATGTCAGAGATCCTGCCCCTGCAAGCCCGTGGTGTGGCCTCGGGGCTCTGCGTGCTTGTCAGCTGGCTCACGGCCTTTGCCCTCACCAAGTCCTTCCTGCTGGTGGTG AACGCCTTCGGCCTCCACgtgcctttcttcttcttcgCTGCCATCTGCTTGGCCAGCCTGGTGTTCACTGGCTGCTGGGTGCCTGAGACCAAGGGCCGGTCGCTGGAGCAGATTGAGTCCTTCTTCCGTACCGGGAGGAGGTCCTTCCTGCACTAG
- the SLC2A6 gene encoding solute carrier family 2, facilitated glucose transporter member 6 isoform X2 yields the protein MQEPLLGAEGPDYDTFPEKSPSPGERTRVGAPQNKRVFLATFAAVLGNFSFGYALVYTSPVIPALEHSLDPDLSLTKTQASWFGSVFTLGAAAGGLSAMVLNDLLGRKLSIMFSAVPSAAGYALMAGAHGFWMLLLGRTLTGFAGGLTAACIPVYVSEIATPSVRGALGATPQLMAVFGSLSLYALGLLLPWRWLAVAGEGPVLIMILLLSFMPNSPRFLLSRGRDTEALRALAWLRGADTDVRWEFQQIQDNIRRQSTHMSWAEARNPHMYRPILIALLMRFLQQLMGITPILVYLQPIFESTAVLLPPKDDAAIVGAVRLFSVLIAALTMDLAGRKVLLFISATIMFAANLTLGLYVHLGPKPLTPNSTMSTMGLQSVPLGDTEQPLATPSSYLTLLPLVATMLFIMERLRPPRAFLLLRCHLLGQPGVHWLLGA from the exons ATGCAGGAGCCGCTGCTGGGAGCCGAGGGCCCGGACTACGACACTTTCCCTGAGAAGTCCCCGTCGCCGGGGGAGAGGACGCGGGTCGG ggCCCCACAGAACAAGAGGGTGTTCCTGGCCACCTTTGCCGCCGTGCTGGGCAATTTCAGCTTCGGGTATGCCCTGGTCTACACGTCCCCTGTCATCCCAGCCCTGGAGCACTCCTTGGACCCGGACCTGAGTCTGACCAAAACCCAGGCATCCTGGTTTGGG TCCGTATTCACCTTGGGTGCGGCAGCTGGGGGCCTCAGTGCTATGGTTCTCAACGACCTCCTGGGCCGGAAGCTCAGCATCATGTTCTCCGCTGTACCATCAGCAGCCGGCTACGCGCTCATGGCAGGTGCCCACGGCTTCTGGATGCTGCTGCTGGGGAGGACGCTGACAGGCTTCGCTGGGGGGCTCACTGCTGCCTGCATCCCG GTGTACGTGTCTGAGATTGCTACCCCGAGTGTTCGTGGGGCCCTCGGGGCCACGCCCCAGCTCATGGCAGTGTTCGGATCTCTGTCCCTCTACGCCCTTG GCCTCCTGCTGCCATGGCGCTGGCTGGCTGTGGCCGGAGAAGGGCCCGTGCTCATCATGATCCTGCTGCTCAGCTTCATGCCCAACTCCCCTCGTTTCCTGCTCTCACGGGGCAGGGACACGGAGGCCCTGAGGGCGCTGGCCTGGCTCCGTGGGGCCGACACCGATGTCCGCTGGGAGTTCCAGCAGATCCAGGACAACATCCGCAGACAG AGCACCCACATGTCGTGGGCCGAGGCTCGGAACCCCCACATGTACCGACCCATCCTCATTGCCTTGCTGATGCGCTTCCTGCAGCAACTGATGGGCATCACGCCCATCCTCGTCTACCTGCAGCCCATCTTCGAAAGCACTGCCGTCCTTCTG CCCCCGAAGGATGATGCGGCCATTGTGGGGGCCGTGAGGCTCTTCTCCGTGCTGATCGCCGCCCTCACCATGGACCTGGCTGGCCGCAAGGTTCTGCTCTTCATCTCAG CCACCATTATGTTTGCGGCCAACCTGACACTGGGGCTGTACGTCCACCTCGGTCCGAAGCCTCTGACTCCCAACAGCACCATGAGCACCATGGGCCTCCAGAGTGTGCCCTTGGGGGACACAGAGCAGCCCCTGGCCACCCCCTCCAGCTACCTCACCCTCTTGCCCCTGGTGGCCACCATGCTCTTCATCATGG AACGCCTTCGGCCTCCACgtgcctttcttcttcttcgCTGCCATCTGCTTGGCCAGCCTGGTGTTCACTGGCTGCTGGGTGCCTGA
- the CACFD1 gene encoding calcium channel flower homolog — protein sequence MSGSGGAAAAAVSSAPPAQDEGMTWWYRWLCRLSGVLGAVSCAISGLFNCITIHPLNIAAGVWMIMNAFILLLCEAPFCCQFIEFANTVAEKVDRLRSWQKAVFYCGMAVIPVVISLTLTTLLGNAIAFATGVLYGLSALGKKGDAISYARIQQQKQQGDEEKLTDTLEGEL from the exons ATGAGCGGCtcgggcggggcggcggcggcggccgtcAGCTCCGCGCCGCCCGCGCAGGACGAGGGCATGACGTGGTGGTACCGCTGGCTGTGTCGCCTGTCGGGGGTGCTGGGGGCCGTCT CTTGCGCCATCTCGGGCCTCTTCAACTGCATCACCATCCACCCTCTGAACATCGCGGCCGGCGTGTGGATGAT CATGAATGCTTTCATCCTGTTGCTCTGCGAGGCGCCCTTCTGCTGCCAGTTCATTGAGTTTGCGAACACGGTGGCGGAGAAGGTGGACCGGCTGCGCTCCTGGCAGAAGGCTGTCTTCTACTGCGG GATGGCTGTCATTCCCGTCGTCATCAGCCTGACCCTGACCACGCTGCTGGGCAATGCCATCGCGTTCGCCACCGGGGTGTTGTATGGACTCTCTGCTCTGGGCAAGAA GGGCGATGCCATCTCCTACGCCAGGAtccagcagcagaagcagcaggggGATGAGGAGAAGCTCACGGACACCCTGGAGGGGGAGCTGTAA